The following proteins are encoded in a genomic region of Mycobacterium kiyosense:
- the PPE24 gene encoding PPE family protein yields MNFSVLPPEINSLRLFTGAGAGPLLEAASAWDGLAAELSTAAESFTSVTSGLAGQAWQGPASAAMASAALPYAGWLSAAATQASGAAAQAKAVVSVFESAVAATVHPLAVAANRSGFVQLVLSNLFGQNAPAIAAAEAAYESMWAQDVAAMFGYHAGASAAVAALAPFTQSLQGLVGGIATQLSAAPAAVAALPAAAESLQTSFGWANFGGFDLGLGNLGNGNIGNGNLGQSNFGSANLGSWNVGSGNLGTSNIGYGNFGSGNKGFGNNGNFNIGFGLSGNNLVGLGNAYYDTSTGQFHFNAFNSGTGNIGFGNSGTNNIGFFNSGNGNVGLFNSGSFNTGIGNSGLANTGFISSGSINTGAFNAGIGNTGTYNTGNYNSGDFNPGSYNTGSFNIGNTNTGYSNWGDYNTGAFNTGEQNNGFFWTGVRQGGVYVAVTTPDITLPAIHLSPIQLGAFDLPQVHVPPIGIGPFTSPQGLLTAFNLPQITVPPISIGAFTSPQGLLTAFNLPQITIPPINIGAFTSPVNAALSAFNLPAITIPSITIPAYTTPAHVNIGSFGLPSIGIPSITVPAYTSPANINIGAFGLPSIGIPSITIPAYTTPANVNIGSFGLPSIGIPSITVPAYTSPAGIHVGGFNLPAITTPTIAIPGIQLPEIIIPPIQTPLVTITGWSLPTITVPGFNIPSISISPFSTAGGQTLLSLDTGNFLAPNYDIKLQSFSFSTGIGGGSIGAFNFPSIGIGAMTLPTINISNNGGNYIIPSIGLSGFNIPSITINPISLSGFDLPQVGWPQFSTPALTIPPIQLGTFNLPQVGWPQFSTPALTIPPIQLGSFNLPQVGWPQFSTPALTIPPIQLGSFDLPQISWPQFQTPSVTIPPIGIGQFSLPQFTSSPFSLPQIGIPPIALGQFTLPQLLTQAFSLPQIGIPPIALGQFTLPQLITQAFQLPDIVVPPIGVGAFNLPDIYIPPIHISSQKLFEFEIPPAPGFGNTTDSIVTSSGFFNTGSGNVSGFFNNGSNVSGIFTGNPLGLAGVSGYNVFGENSSGITVLGGAVSGLNNIGFLGAAVANFVSGLDNIGSDLAGILLQNY; encoded by the coding sequence ATGAACTTCTCAGTGTTGCCACCCGAAATCAACTCGCTGCGCCTGTTCACCGGCGCCGGGGCCGGCCCGCTGTTGGAGGCCGCGTCGGCCTGGGATGGCCTTGCCGCCGAATTGTCCACTGCCGCTGAATCATTCACGTCGGTGACGTCGGGTCTGGCGGGTCAGGCCTGGCAGGGGCCGGCGTCCGCGGCGATGGCGTCGGCGGCGCTACCGTACGCGGGGTGGCTGAGCGCGGCGGCCACCCAGGCCTCCGGCGCGGCAGCCCAGGCCAAAGCGGTGGTCAGTGTTTTCGAGTCGGCGGTGGCCGCGACGGTGCATCCACTGGCCGTGGCGGCCAACCGTTCGGGTTTCGTGCAATTGGTCCTCTCCAACCTGTTCGGGCAGAACGCGCCTGCCATTGCGGCGGCCGAAGCCGCCTACGAGTCGATGTGGGCGCAGGATGTGGCCGCGATGTTCGGCTATCACGCCGGCGCGTCGGCCGCGGTCGCCGCATTGGCGCCGTTCACCCAGTCGCTGCAGGGTCTGGTGGGGGGTATCGCCACTCAACTGTCCGCCGCGCCGGCTGCGGTCGCAGCATTGCCGGCCGCGGCTGAGTCGCTGCAGACAAGCTTCGGCTGGGCGAACTTCGGCGGGTTCGACCTCGGCTTGGGCAACCTCGGCAACGGCAACATCGGCAACGGAAACCTCGGCCAGTCCAACTTCGGTAGCGCCAACTTGGGTAGCTGGAACGTCGGCTCCGGCAACTTGGGCACGTCCAACATCGGCTACGGGAACTTCGGTTCCGGTAACAAGGGCTTCGGCAACAACGGCAACTTCAATATCGGCTTCGGCCTCTCCGGCAACAACTTGGTGGGTCTGGGTAATGCCTACTACGACACGTCGACCGGCCAGTTCCACTTCAATGCCTTTAATTCCGGTACCGGCAATATCGGCTTCGGCAACTCCGGCACCAACAACATCGGCTTCTTCAATTCAGGAAACGGGAACGTCGGTCTCTTCAATTCGGGAAGCTTCAACACCGGCATCGGTAACTCAGGCCTGGCCAACACCGGATTTATCAGCTCGGGCAGCATCAATACCGGAGCGTTCAACGCCGGCATCGGCAATACCGGGACCTACAACACCGGCAATTACAACAGCGGCGACTTCAACCCGGGATCGTACAACACCGGTAGCTTCAATATCGGTAACACCAACACCGGCTATTCCAACTGGGGCGATTACAACACCGGTGCGTTCAACACCGGTGAACAGAACAACGGGTTCTTCTGGACTGGCGTGCGGCAGGGCGGGGTCTATGTCGCCGTCACCACGCCCGATATCACTCTGCCTGCGATCCACCTCTCCCCAATCCAGCTGGGGGCTTTCGATCTGCCCCAGGTCCATGTCCCGCCTATCGGCATCGGGCCGTTCACGTCGCCTCAAGGCTTGCTTACGGCGTTCAACCTGCCGCAGATCACCGTCCCGCCGATCAGCATCGGTGCGTTCACGTCGCCGCAGGGCTTGCTCACGGCGTTCAACCTGCCGCAGATCACCATTCCACCGATCAACATCGGTGCGTTTACCTCTCCGGTGAACGCCGCATTGAGCGCGTTCAACCTACCCGCGATCACCATCCCCTCGATTACCATCCCGGCGTACACGACGCCGGCGCATGTGAATATCGGCAGCTTCGGGCTGCCGTCGATCGGTATTCCGTCGATCACGGTTCCGGCCTACACCTCGCCGGCGAACATCAACATCGGCGCCTTCGGGCTGCCGTCGATCGGTATTCCGTCGATCACGATTCCGGCCTATACGACGCCGGCGAATGTGAATATCGGCAGCTTCGGGCTGCCGTCGATCGGTATTCCGTCGATCACCGTTCCGGCCTACACCTCGCCGGCAGGAATTCACGTCGGTGGGTTCAACCTGCCGGCGATCACCACGCCGACCATCGCGATTCCGGGCATTCAATTACCGGAGATCATCATCCCGCCGATTCAAACGCCTCTGGTCACTATCACCGGGTGGAGCCTGCCGACGATAACTGTTCCAGGGTTCAATATTCCGTCGATCTCGATCAGTCCGTTCAGCACTGCTGGTGGTCAAACGCTGCTCAGCCTCGACACCGGAAACTTCCTGGCCCCGAACTACGACATCAAGCTCCAGTCGTTCAGTTTCTCCACGGGCATCGGCGGAGGCTCCATCGGCGCGTTCAACTTCCCGAGCATCGGTATCGGGGCGATGACGTTGCCGACCATCAACATCAGCAACAATGGCGGCAACTACATCATCCCGTCCATCGGGCTGTCCGGCTTCAACATCCCGTCGATCACCATCAATCCGATCAGCCTGAGCGGTTTCGATCTGCCTCAGGTCGGCTGGCCGCAGTTCTCGACTCCGGCGCTGACCATCCCGCCGATCCAGCTCGGCACGTTCAACCTGCCGCAGGTCGGCTGGCCGCAGTTCTCGACTCCGGCGCTGACCATCCCGCCGATCCAACTCGGCTCGTTCAACCTGCCGCAGGTCGGCTGGCCGCAGTTCTCGACTCCGGCGCTGACCATCCCGCCGATCCAACTCGGCTCGTTCGATCTGCCGCAGATCAGCTGGCCGCAGTTCCAGACACCGTCGGTAACCATCCCGCCGATCGGCATCGGGCAGTTCAGCCTGCCGCAGTTCACTTCGTCCCCGTTCTCGCTGCCGCAGATCGGCATTCCGCCCATCGCGCTCGGCCAGTTCACCCTGCCGCAGCTGCTTACCCAGGCGTTCTCGCTGCCGCAGATCGGGATCCCGCCCATCGCGCTCGGCCAGTTCACCCTGCCGCAGCTCATTACCCAGGCGTTCCAGTTGCCGGACATCGTGGTGCCGCCCATTGGAGTTGGCGCCTTCAACCTGCCTGACATCTACATCCCGCCCATCCACATCTCCAGCCAGAAGCTCTTCGAGTTCGAGATTCCGCCGGCTCCGGGCTTCGGTAACACGACCGACAGCATCGTCACCAGCTCTGGCTTCTTCAACACTGGGAGTGGCAACGTCTCCGGCTTCTTCAACAACGGCTCCAATGTCTCGGGCATCTTCACAGGTAACCCGTTGGGCCTTGCCGGAGTGTCGGGCTACAACGTTTTCGGCGAGAATTCCTCAGGCATAACGGTCTTGGGCGGCGCGGTTTCGGGCCTGAACAACATCGGCTTCTTGGGGGCCGCCGTGGCCAACTTTGTCTCAGGGCTGGACAACATCGGTTCCGATCTCGCCGGGATTCTGCTGCAGAACTACTGA
- the egtE gene encoding putative hercynylcysteine sulfoxide lyase — translation MSAPLAERWRDARPQFAGLHLDNAACSRQSFAALDAAARHAVHEAEVGGYVAAEAAASVLDAGCAAVASLCGLPDATVVFTTGSLHALDLLLGSWPADRRTLACLPGEYGPNLTVMGAHGFEVRRLPTLGDGRLALDDAALQLQENPPDLVHLTPVASHRGTVQPLAMVAELCREIGVPLVVDAAQALGQIDCAVGADVTYSSSRKWLAGPRGVGVLVGRVELMAGLTPRLPVPFGFGEANVAARVGFSVAVGEYLAGGPESVQARLAELGALARRLLADVPGWAVVEEVEEPSAITTLAPLNGADPDGVRSWLLAERGILTTFAGIPRAPLELTAPVLRISPHVDTTAADLEMFAEALIEATAATVAN, via the coding sequence ATGAGTGCGCCGCTGGCCGAGCGATGGCGGGATGCTCGACCGCAGTTCGCCGGCCTGCACCTGGACAACGCGGCCTGCTCGAGGCAGAGCTTCGCCGCGCTGGATGCGGCGGCCCGGCACGCCGTGCACGAAGCGGAGGTTGGCGGCTACGTGGCTGCCGAGGCGGCCGCGTCGGTCCTGGATGCGGGCTGTGCCGCGGTGGCATCCCTGTGCGGCCTGCCGGACGCCACCGTCGTGTTCACCACCGGATCGTTGCATGCGCTGGATCTGTTGCTGGGCAGTTGGCCGGCCGACCGGCGGACGCTGGCCTGCCTACCCGGTGAGTACGGTCCCAACCTGACCGTGATGGGCGCGCACGGGTTCGAGGTGCGCCGGCTGCCGACACTCGGTGACGGCCGGCTGGCGCTCGACGACGCCGCGCTGCAGTTGCAGGAGAATCCGCCCGACCTGGTGCATTTGACGCCGGTGGCCAGTCATCGTGGCACCGTGCAACCGTTGGCGATGGTGGCGGAGCTGTGCCGCGAGATCGGCGTGCCGCTGGTGGTGGACGCCGCCCAGGCGTTGGGTCAGATCGATTGCGCGGTGGGCGCCGACGTCACCTATTCGTCCTCGCGTAAGTGGCTCGCCGGGCCCCGCGGGGTGGGGGTGTTGGTGGGGCGGGTCGAGCTGATGGCGGGGCTGACGCCGCGGTTGCCGGTGCCGTTCGGCTTCGGTGAAGCCAATGTCGCTGCGCGAGTGGGGTTTTCGGTGGCAGTAGGGGAGTATCTGGCGGGCGGCCCGGAGTCGGTGCAGGCTCGGCTGGCCGAGTTGGGTGCGCTGGCGCGCCGGCTGCTGGCCGATGTGCCGGGCTGGGCGGTGGTCGAGGAGGTCGAAGAGCCTAGCGCTATAACAACTTTGGCGCCGCTAAACGGCGCGGATCCCGACGGGGTGCGGTCCTGGTTGCTGGCCGAACGCGGCATTCTGACCACTTTCGCCGGAATACCGCGGGCGCCGCTCGAGTTGACTGCGCCCGTGCTGCGCATCTCTCCGCACGTCGATACCACCGCCGCGGATTTGGAGATGTTCGCCGAAGCGCTGATCGAAGCGACAGCGGCCACCGTCGCTAATTGA
- the egtD gene encoding histidine N-alpha-methyltransferase produces the protein MTLTLSNHLAEDAALHALRRDVFVGLQQTPKSLPPKWFYDDAGSDLFDQITRLPEYYPTRTEAAILRARSAEIAAASRADTLVELGSGTSEKTRLLLDALRDRGALRGFVPFDVDAGVLAAAAAAIQREYPGIEIRAVCGDFEEHLAEIPGAGRRLFVFLGSTIGNLTPGPRAEFLSTLSDVMRPGDSLLLGTDLVKDAERLVRAYDDAAGVTARFNRNVLAVINRQLDGDFDVDAYQHVARWNAVEERIEMWLRSVRAQRVRVAALDLTVDFEAGEEMLTEVSCKFRPDAVRAELAEVGLQATRWWTDEAGDFGLSLAAK, from the coding sequence ATGACGCTGACACTGTCGAATCACCTCGCCGAAGACGCCGCCCTGCACGCGTTACGGCGGGATGTGTTCGTCGGTCTGCAGCAGACCCCGAAATCGTTGCCGCCCAAGTGGTTTTACGACGACGCCGGCAGCGACCTGTTCGACCAGATCACCCGGTTGCCGGAGTACTACCCGACGCGCACCGAGGCCGCCATACTGCGAGCCCGTTCCGCCGAGATCGCGGCGGCCAGCCGGGCCGACACCCTGGTCGAGTTGGGTAGCGGCACCTCGGAGAAGACCCGGCTGCTGCTCGACGCGCTGCGCGACCGCGGGGCGCTGCGCGGATTCGTGCCGTTCGACGTCGACGCCGGCGTGTTGGCCGCGGCCGCGGCGGCCATTCAGCGCGAATACCCCGGCATCGAAATCCGGGCTGTCTGTGGCGATTTCGAGGAACACCTGGCCGAGATTCCCGGCGCCGGGCGCCGGCTGTTCGTGTTCCTGGGCTCCACCATAGGCAATCTGACTCCCGGCCCGCGTGCGGAGTTCCTGTCAACGCTGTCGGACGTGATGCGACCGGGGGACAGCCTGCTGCTGGGCACCGACCTGGTCAAGGACGCCGAACGGTTGGTCCGGGCCTACGACGACGCCGCCGGTGTGACGGCACGGTTCAACCGCAACGTGCTGGCGGTGATCAACCGCCAACTCGACGGCGACTTCGACGTCGACGCCTACCAGCATGTGGCCCGGTGGAACGCCGTGGAGGAACGCATCGAGATGTGGTTGCGCTCGGTTCGCGCTCAGCGGGTGCGGGTCGCTGCGCTCGATTTGACCGTCGACTTCGAGGCCGGCGAGGAGATGCTGACCGAGGTGTCCTGCAAGTTCCGGCCGGACGCGGTCCGCGCCGAACTGGCCGAGGTGGGTCTGCAGGCGACCCGGTGGTGGACCGACGAAGCCGGGGACTTCGGTCTTTCGCTGGCTGCGAAATGA